The Nocardia sp. NBC_01503 sequence GTTCTCATTCGGGTGAATCGGTGAGATAGCCGCCGCGTACGAAGAATTCGGCGCCGTCGTGCTCGATGCCGTCGGCGGTGCGAACGCGGGTGATCACCAGGGCATGGTTGTTGCCGCGCACCGGGTTCGGACCGCAGACGACCGCGCCGCCGCCCTCCTGGACGATGACCCGGCCCGCGGTGCCGCCGTAGCGGGCCTCGGAGATGGTGGCGGCGAGAATTTCGATGCGCTCACCGCGGTAGTGCGAGAAGGCGCGGGGGTATGGCTCGGAGAGGGCGCGTACGAAACGCTCCAGATCTACCGCGTCCCAGGCGAAGTCGACTCGGCTGTCGCAGTCGGAGCGCTTGTGAAAGTAGGTGCGGTCCGCCTTGTTCTGCGGCCTCCACCGCGCGGTGCCGTCGGTCAGCGCCGCCAGGGCCTCGTGCACCGCGCCCGGAATCAACTCCATTCCGGCGAGCACGAGTTCGGTGCCGGTGGCTCCGGCGGGAATGGGCAGCTTGTGCTGGACCAGGATGTCGCCGGTGTCCAACTGCTCGTCCATCCGGTGCACGGTGAGGCCGAATTCCGCACTGCCACTGATCAATGCCCACAGCACCGGGGAGAAGCCGGTGAACTTGGGCAGCAGTGAGTCGTGCAGGTTGAGCGTGCCGAACGGCGGCAGTTTGTACAGCTCGGGCGGCATCCAGGTGTACCAGCTGTTCACCACGATCACATCGGGTTCGGCCCGCTTGACCAGGTCGATCGTCTCGGCGTCGGCGCGCTCGGTGAGGTGCACCGCAATACCGTGCTCGCGAGCCAGCTCCTCGACCGAATCGTTCCAGATCGCCTTGTAGGACGACTCGCTGGCCGGATGGGTGACCGCGAGTACCACCTCGTGCTCCGAATCGATCAGGGCCGCAAGGGTTTTGCGCCCCCACGTCTGGAAGCCGAACGACACGATACGCATTGAACCGAACCTCATCTCCTCTTA is a genomic window containing:
- a CDS encoding methionyl-tRNA formyltransferase, with product MRIVSFGFQTWGRKTLAALIDSEHEVVLAVTHPASESSYKAIWNDSVEELAREHGIAVHLTERADAETIDLVKRAEPDVIVVNSWYTWMPPELYKLPPFGTLNLHDSLLPKFTGFSPVLWALISGSAEFGLTVHRMDEQLDTGDILVQHKLPIPAGATGTELVLAGMELIPGAVHEALAALTDGTARWRPQNKADRTYFHKRSDCDSRVDFAWDAVDLERFVRALSEPYPRAFSHYRGERIEILAATISEARYGGTAGRVIVQEGGGAVVCGPNPVRGNNHALVITRVRTADGIEHDGAEFFVRGGYLTDSPE